The DNA sequence AACATGTGAGACAGATGAATGCCTTGAATGTTGCCTATTCTGAAGATTATATGTTGACGAGGTTAATGCTTTCATGATTGTATATGCATATTCTTTTAGttgcattcatattagttgcattcttgagacttggtagaaaatattggattttgtgggtatatcttctacaaaccctcacgagacaaaactcgtcctactagggctgcctaggggtttaacggcttgttgcatgcGCTCAATGCAATCATGTCATCTACGAAAATGATGGTAGTTAGTTATAGATATTTTAGTTCGCTTACTTGTCCGAGGACGTGCAAATGCTTAGTGTGGGGATattttgatagaatatattttatatatattctagatgattttattctcatatttaattgtattttgcattgatttggatatttatttaatagattttaatgtttttattgTAGAGTGCAAggaattcctaaagttggaaggaattgaagaaataaagcttaattggactcaaatttggatggaaattcggatttattgggctACACGTATTATTTcgctgtttgggccatatctggagttcCGTACATCAGATtttgacgatcttacagcccacgcgaagcttagagaattttctttaattcagagatggtccaatatccaaaacCCAACTGGAAAAGCCCAGAAACTGTGGAGAAAACAGACCTGCGAATTTTAGTTACAGACTCCTATTCGGTTTCGGAGACTGCCTTGTAATTTCATAAAAGcattaaaatacttttattcTAGAGATCAATTAGTTTTTATTAGAGATACATAcatagagatagagagagaagagaggagacttttacttttcttcttgttcaagATTTGAAGCTTGAAGGTTGTTTCTCTATTCTCAATAATAGTtaaattatgtgtttttattataacttgtgttttgttagtttaattatgagTGAGTAGATTTATAATCCGGGGTTAAGTTGAACCCTAGCTAtgatagatgcatgattcccCCAACCCcaaattgattatttaattgctcttgcttattgagttgtgtTAATTAGCAATTGCATGTCAGGTATGATTATGTGATTTGTTCGAACCAATATCTATttaccatcggaagttggatttagatggttgtgatttatccaataaggacatgaaattctccatggaaataggtagaatgAATTGTTAGAAAGCCAGGatgctgtgtttaatgtctctaaattgcatgataccatggaaataggcttgattgtatatttagagaagctattaatactcggaagagattaatggtattttatagggcgcatctttcctcttgagtattatatctgattttttttttgtcagggtctacatgctcgtagatgagttgtatcatagatacaatagCCGCATCAGGGATTTCTTTGATCTaaaaaagtttatcatctaaccgaaagatacgcaaagatatctccggacgtttagataataagactttaaagaCTCATAAGAAAACCCATAAGGTCTTTTTCCATGATCCTGAAAATCAAAGTAAACAAAGAGAAACATAAGAatgataatataagaaaaaagtaaaaattgtGGAAAAATAAAcgaattataacatataattcctcacaaaaaacataacatcttattcaaaaaaataagaaatattagaACTTATAAAGAAAGTGATATAAATGCGAAAAGATTAAAAAGTCTAACCAAAGTGaaaactttggttagacacaaagtattaaaatattcttGTGAAACAATAATAGCAAAAACAAGTCTCGTAAACTAAGTATAAATACAATAGCCTCTCAAATACGAAAGATTCGGGAATAAATGGATTTTAAAGCATCTATATTAGCAAGATCGATAATTACTCCTAAAATATTGTTTATTGAATGTGATCATATCAAGTCtaacttaattttattattaaacctTCCTAAAATGAGAGCCTACTCTATGCTTTAAAAAACCTGATATGACTCCtataaactttttatatttttataatccaTCAATCTATTCAATCCTAGTCCGTTTCATTAAACTAATTATGGTAAAAATTGAATGTATTGACTcctaaataatgatttttaagtTATCCTAATTAAATATCTACCGTTATACACCCTCCTTCCACTAACCAGATCTTAACCTAGGTAAAACTTATATGCTATAACATATAACATATCCACACATATGCAGCTTACTGGTTCCATCAACCAGACCCCGTAAAGGTACCAGACCCCATTAAGGTACCGAATTCCTCATAATAGGAAACAAACAAACCATTCTTAATAGCCTGCGCAACTCATTTGTTATGAAACTTCATCCATCCACCGGAAATTGTTGCACACCTTCGAACTGTAGGATACCTTTGAAAAGCTAACAGATAATAACACGTTATAGACAACACTAAAAACATCTGATCTAAGTCAAGAAACTACCAAAACATCACTGAAAAACAGTCAATTCAAAATCCACAGTTAAACCCACTCACACAAGCGAAAAAACAATTGCCCACAATACAATGATAGAAAATACTGCTCCCCAAATAACAGATCCCAGACAAAATATTACCAAGTAAACCATGCAGTTGACTTCAAATTACAGCATAGTCTCATAAAAACCAAGAGAACACTTAAAACAATAACAAACAAAGAGGGTATTTGCACAAATCAATTAACAAGAAGAATAATCAATCAAGTACTGACATCAAAAATTCCAATCCCTGATATCCTTTCTCATTGCGACATTTGATCGAACATATGGCAGGCAATAGAGAAAGACACACATAAGTCGAAATACAGATAAGTTTCAAGTTACCTGACAagactatacaaataatgaagcaatctCTTACTTGGTTTTGACCATACAAAACTTATCTCTCTGTCTCGGGCTGAGACCTCCTCCGTTGCCGTTCTCGACGGCGAGGATTCCGTCAGCTCCAGATTCGAACACATCAGCTTATCCGAGTATTATATCTGATTAGTTGGGGTTGGGAGTCGTAATTGCATTGattcatgctagtggggatACTTAATTCTGGATGTTTTTAGTTATTTGATAAAATCCTTAATTGCTCtaatataattagtttaataaatctcaaaaatattattgtgttcCTTGCTTAGTTAAAATTGGTCAGAAATAACTAGTGTTTGACACatttgtctctgtgggatcgactcTGACTTGCCCTGCTACATTGTTAGGAGGAATTGTTAgaattattatttgataggtaTACGACAGCCTTGTCATACGTGTTCCAGAACTGATACACGAAACCGAAAcagttcgggtttggatttagaGTTCAGTACATgaaaacacgaaagtacacgacacgaactgTTTGCCAGGTCTACATatgatgcttatgtgaaggtcaatgcTACTAGTTTCAAaactgatgtaggttggattggtCGAGATGTCATTGTAATACTTGAATACTTGTTTAGCTCATTCTTTGTTTCACATAGTTTTGGAGTTTGTCCCGACTAGGTTccgatatttttttgttaaatattttatgttaataaaatcatttatttgtcCAAGAAAAAGGAACAGAAACAAAAAACTTCAAAAAATGTATCTTCAACTATTTTTGTCGGTTACAATgtcatcaaaaacaatttatttattttaggcATTTCAActgcaaaatcattttaaactatCCTATAACATTCGCAATATGCAATTGTTCCCTTGTTGAAAGCTAATGATCATACGTCAAAAAATAacaatcttttaaaaatatattcaatatacaatttttgttttgaaaatacGGTGTGTAATCTCGAATGCACTCTCAATTGcaacttttacaaattaaaaaactaatataatttgatcaaaattacaatcttatatataattttaaccatatttttgaaaataaattttaaaatataaataacttcACAGATTTAACTCCTGATTATTAATCgagtaaatattttaaattcgtCGGCTTTTTTTAGTTCCTAACCATTAAAAATAAGGGGTTGGAGTTTGATCTCATTCTTTGAATATAATAATTCTATGAGCTATTGAATACAGAAgattaattaatcaatataaTACTCCGTGAGCAATTGTGAAGCTAAACACATGAAAAACATAGAGATACAAGAATCAGTAATGTTTGTTGCACTATGACTTATTAGTACCACTGATTCGCTGTATACCAATCTTCGATACAATAAGTCTAAATCTATCTCTTCATCTATATGCATATATTCCAAATGTGCGggtatgtataataataataataataataataataataataataataataataataataataataatatattaatatcactATTTGAAAGTTTTAAGTTAGGTACCATTAATAAATATTACAGGAGTATCAACTATCAAGCATTGTTGGCTTGCTGCTACACAATCAAATTGAAGTAAAACAAAAGAGCTCCTGCACCTTTTTTTCCTTTCACCAATTTCTCCTCCGACTACTTGGGATGCTTCTTGTGAAATTTTTGGGGTACAAGGGCACAATCAACATGCTTGTCAAAATAATTTACCTGATGCAACTATGGAGCAAGCAAATGCCCtttataatcaaaatcaaaGGCAACAGTATAATCCTTATTCCAACACGTACAACCCAGGTTGGAGGGACCATCCAAATTTCTCTTACAAGAACAATCAGGCGAACCCTCCGCAAAATAACTTTTCTCATCCACCAGGTTTTCAACAGGGATCATCTCAGAATGCAACAGCTCAACCACCGAAATCTAATTTGGAATCTCTCTTAGAGGGATTTATGGTTTCACAGACACAGATCAATCGGGATATGCAAGCTCAAAACAGAATGCTAGAAACTTCAGTGGCTCAAATGGCTCTACAATTGAATCAACTTACAAAGTCCCAAGGCCAACTTCCTGGCCAAACTGAACAACCACCAAAAGGTCATATCAATGCTGTAACTTTAAGGAGTGGCAAGGAATTGCAAGAGCCAGAGTTAAGAGTGAACAAAAGCACTGTGGATGCTCAAGAAGATGGTGAGGGAAGTATGTCTGAAATTGTCACAGAGAAAAAGGCAttggaagaagaaaagaaagaacctGTTGTTCCTATTACACCATATGTGCCACCAGTTCCTTTCCCACAAAGGTTGGCAAAAGCTAAGCTAGAGAAGAAGTACGGTAAATTTCTTGACATACTACAGAAGTTGCATATTAACATTCCATTCATGGATGCTATAGTTGAAATGCCTTCTTATGCAAAGTTCCTTAAAGATATTCTCCTCCGACTACTAACATTTTATCGAACAAAACATACACGATATGTCCCCATATATTCTCGTTAAATTTAGAAAAGTCATGATACTACGAAATATATCAACAAAAAATAAGTCATACAAATAATTTTGGTTACTATTGTTGTATGATAATTTTAAATCTGATGATACTGataagataaataaaatatccaatcattaaaaaatataaattcattatCTTTTTTCTTCTCCATTGAATACAAAATGATACTACTTTTGCTAATAAAGAAAACCGTACTGAGTCCTCAATTGGTCCCCACAAAATCTTCACCCAAAAAACTTGCCAGCATGTCATCATcaaaatcaaacccactttTCCTACCATCCATCTGACCATCCCCTTCACTCACACTCTCACGTGCCACCACAACCTTATCACGCGCGCCGCCGTGTTCCATTATTCCACTCTTCCCACTATCAAAACAAAGACAACCTAAGTCAACACTTGCCATGACCGACGAGTTAGCGTCAGAAAAGGAGGACCCACATGACTCATCACcgttactatttatagtaatgtaTGACGCCGACGCCTGAAATATCTTCGGCGAGCTAAACGGCGTGGATGAGATTTTCAGTTTGAAGGGAGGTGGAGCAACGAACTCGGTTTCGAAGATCTTATAGAGCTCAATGGCTGAGTCATCGTCCATGTTGAGCCATGCCAGCAAGTCTCCGTCGTCTTCTTCTTGCTTCACCAGAGTTTTTGGTCGTTTTTCGACGAAGGTATCTTGTTCTTCGGCACCTTCTGGAGATGAAAATCCACGTTTGGTTCTTGCTGTTTGCTCCATCATTTGAAACAAAATGAGAGAATGTGTTGTTATGTGTGTGGCTGCCAACACTATTTTactatttatatgaaaaaattgaCTGCAGAAATGGAAAAGTGAATGCAAATGGGATTGAAGAGGaacatattaatcaaaatagattttaaattttaggaTATTCCTATAGTGAATAGAGCTTTTTTTTTCCCAATTCATTGCATCAAGGTAGATATACACAGTCTGTCTGTTTGTAACTGAGTCATTGATTGAATGTAGAAGAAATCCGGTCAGAATAGAATGAGATATGCGAGAAATTTATGTATTTAGATGCACGAGTCATTGATCATTTATGAAGAAATTCAGTCTGGATCGAATATGATATACGAAAAAATTTCCGTTTTAtgaattgattaaaaatatactgagttttcatatgatcgaAAATGAATAATTAATCATATTGAGAAAAAGTTGAACgcgaaaagaaaagaaagatataTTCATGTAATCAACATTTTACCAAAgtgaaaaaatatttcttaactCAGATAACTAGATTGTTTTGGATTGGAAATGTTTTGGTTTAGATGTATATttgtcataatatattttattacgaTCTGATTCGAATCGACAATTTAGTTCATGTCTAATTTCTGTTTTAGATAATTTGTATTCAATTTGATTTGGATTCGGTTCATTCCGGTTCGAGTTAAATTTAGgaagaaaatgataaatttttaattaagatcatatcaaattcaaattttagttcTAATCTGGATTTTCTTATTctgaataaatttaatttaaacaaaaaaattggtTCCTGTTAATATTGTAGTAATCTTAATTTATCGTCAAACAATGTTAGTATTGCATATAATCTCGATACACTTGCCTCATTTCAAATGATTATAATTCGATTTAGTATTATTTGAAGTTTTAATATCGGCAAgtgcatataattttattttgacaaaCATATAACAATATCGCATTGGAttctagtttgtagaataacattgatttctattttttaaagtGTTATATGTtggtcaaaataaaattaaaacttcaAATAATACTAAATCGAATTATAATTTtagctaatatatatatatatatatatatatatatatatatatatatatatatatatatacatagacaAAAGTTATTTGGAGTACTATAATTAtttggagtcttggagtccaAATCTAAGCCCTCCATTCTAAAATGATCCGACGGATGGTAGttttattgttttgtttttatgaaaatattttatttttaatttctttcaaGCAGCGGCAAAGTGTGTTATGTTTGTATTGTTTCTGCGGACACTGCGAGTCAGTCGGCGGTTACAACAAGATGAGAGTTTTACGGAGTTCAGTATGCAATCGTGTCCTGCAGTTGTTCTATCAATTTCTAATATCTTTTTCACCCTTTCGTCCATGTAGTAGCAGCTTCGATAAAAGCGTGCATCTGCAGGACATTACTATAATTTGCAAGACACACGTTATGTGGAACATCAAGAACAAGAAAAcgaatttaaattttcaataaactAACTCAAAACAAAATACCCAAATGTGCCCGGTCTTAAATGTTCTACCCTAACATAACAATTTTTATACGATTACCCATTGATGCTCGTAGAACTCTGAATCACTGTATACTCTCTTACAAAGCCCATTAAAATCACACCCTCAATCCCCCCACCAATTTCTAAATAAGCCCCAAAAAAGAAGCAGATGGTCACGATTGCTTCGAGGCGCGAAACGCAGGACTACCCATTGAAGTACAATGCTGCGATCATACAGTACTGGTATGATAGTGCTCGAAAATTCGGCATGCAAACCAAAAGTGAAGAACATAAAAGATGGGGAGAATGGTGAGTACTTGAACTCATAATGCCGAAATCGTCCTGCAAAAAACTACTGAGTTGTTGAATGAGGTCCGTGGAGTCCCGCACCTCGATTTTATCCCAGCGAAAATCAAGCCCTGGGAGGATGCGGGATATGGGTTGGAATTAGCgtttaaaattgtataaaacTGATTTTGTAGTATTTTGCTCCATTAAATATCAGCCGCAGGATTTTTTAAGATCTAACGGTAGATCTTAAGGACTCCAAATTCTCACTAATTTTAGTACCCCACAGATCtccactcatatatatatatatatatatatatatatatatatatatatatatataaagtgatcaaatagaaaccaattttattctataaactagaaaccactcctTCGATACTCACTATTTTATGCAGTGAAATCATCAGTTATTATCTTTGATAATTGAGAATATTTACTTATAATTAATATTGGTGGTCAATTACCGAcgatcaattatagttgtaggaggTAGCAAATGACCGGATGAGGTTTGTGCTGGTGGTAGATAGTCGTTGGTGGTGGTAAGTTATGATGACAAAGGGTGATAGACAAATCATGGTTGTTGGTGATAGCGGGGTTAGTGGAAAGGGTTGATAAAGAAGCTAGGAGCTTCATCAATTCCGTAtgattgaagatgatgatgatagacgttgcatatatgtgttttttatatatttatatttgtcagattttgcatatataaaatagtgaGTTTTGATATACAAATGAGTAATTTATGTAGTTAAGAACAGCGATGAAAAACTGTCCAGGGACTAGTTTCCAAGCTAATTTAGTTTCTGGTGGAATAAAcccacacacacagatatatatatatatatatatatatatatatatatatatatatatatatatatatatatatatatatatatatattacacataatttatataattatttatatataatatgtaatgAACAAAGTGAAATGGAGGCAATTTTGGCGGAAAAAAAAAGGTATAATGGAGGCAAGGTAGGTTACCTGGAAGTGGGGTTGAAGTGTGCTGAggttattttgttaaaattattttgtcCGAACGTGTTCCTCCACCGAACACTTTTTTTTTAGCATCACTACAGTTGAGTCGCTAATCTTCTTCTATCATGATACCtacaaaatatataagttttattattaatccaATCTTGTTTAAATtcgataatataataatgtagttcattattaaatttgaagtCTATATTGAATCAACATATATTCTCTATTATTTCAATTCAGAAGTAtgtttcttatatatatttattgcgattttaaaatcaaaaccgAAATGAATGAAACTGAACCGAAATTTTTCGAAGCCGAAACTTATCCGGTGGTTCGGTtgcagtttttaattttaaaaattgaatatttgcgATTTCGATTACAGTTTTACTCTAAAACCGCACCCATCCCATGATTATATGTTTGGTGGGGTGGTAAAGAAGTACTGCTATAATTACATTTACTGATTTACCAACAAACTTTGCTTTATTATTCTAGAAAAAAGATGAAAAGTACTTGTAATTATAGTGAAAGATGAAGTACTCTTTTATTTCTCGAGGCAGAAGAAATGGTACAGAGACACCGGGATACAGAGATTTAGCATCATCTTTTGCTGACCCTGTCATTCTTATCATTATCCTCATTGCCAAAATTAGTATACGAACTTATTCTGGAAAATGTATTTATAATTTCCACAAGAATCCGGAAATGAaaccaaattttttatttctgtgTAATTGGGATAAATTTTTTTCGGtttggatttttaattttttttggcttGAATTGTTTTGCTTATCCTTGCTATCAAACTCAGGGTCCGGTGCCGAATGAGAACTGAGAAACACTGTAAGAATAGGAATGCGGGTGGAGTCACGCTGTTTTTCAAACAGCAATAAGGATAACTAGTTATTTAGGCTATACTTCTCATTGCGATAGTTGCTCTGTATCTCGAAATCTTAACATAAATAACCATGCACTACACATTCAAATTCCACCCATTATCACAGTGCTCAACATTCAAATTGCGATATCAAAAACCAGCAGTCACTTACCAGCTCATTCTTCCCTACATCTCCATAAACTAATGCAATAACAGAGTCTAAAGCTAAATTAGCTACATCAAATTTTAGGGGACTTGGAAGTACACTCCACCACATGAGCTTTATACTGCTCAAGCTCAGCCAGAACCTCCTCCTCTGGTCTGTAAATCAAGTCACTCATGCGCCATATCTGTACTCGTGCACAAATTCACCATATTACCAAATACTGCAGAATAAGAGTGTCAATATACATGTGGTGTATTATGTCATACCTGTAGTGTACCACCTCCATTAGAGGTGTCAACGTCGTCAGATACACTGACGACTGTCCATGGGTCCGACGCATTCCAATGGAAGTCAACAACTTTATCTCTGGTTAGAACAAGTGCTTACATGAGCTccacaaaatatttaaatttcaaaaagaaTTAAGCAAAAGGTGGTGTCACCTTGCAAAAAAACTAGTCCAACTAAATTTTGCACAATGTCAAAGATGAAATAGTATGGTCACAACAAAAAGTTACATATTCCGAATTGCAAAAACCTTACGTTGATTACTTAAAAAAGTAAGCACATATTTAGTCAGAAGGGGTGCATATTTATCCTGCCATAATTGTACGCAACGAGATCTTGCATCTAACAAAACTGATAGCAACCTCAATTTCTAGAATACCTGTAATAAATTGAATTCCCAGCACTAAAAGTTTGAACGGGGTAACGTATGAATGCTTGAGTACAAAGTGTTATATGCATGCTTGAGTACAAAGTGTTATATGCATCAGGGAATAGGAATATATAATCCACGCTAAAATAGCTAGTAAGCATTTCACAATTAATCAGTTTCCTTTAACTATTATTCAAATACACGGAGCTGGATATACAAGACGCCATGCATCAGggaatatcattatataatcaACGCTAAATAACTAACAAGTACATAACTATTTTAGTATCCT is a window from the Daucus carota subsp. sativus chromosome 8, DH1 v3.0, whole genome shotgun sequence genome containing:
- the LOC108198052 gene encoding uncharacterized protein LOC108198052, with the translated sequence MEQTARTKRGFSSPEGAEEQDTFVEKRPKTLVKQEEDDGDLLAWLNMDDDSAIELYKIFETEFVAPPPFKLKISSTPFSSPKIFQASASYITINSNGDESCGSSFSDANSSVMASVDLGCLCFDSGKSGIMEHGGARDKVVVARESVSEGDGQMDGRKSGFDFDDDMLASFLGEDFVGTN